CCTTTACCGACAGCGGGCATTACCGGGAGACCCCTGAGTCTCAGAATGGGAACCCCTGAGTCTAGCCCTTGGCCTCCTGCTGCCCTGCCCACGGGccccaggagggaggtggggaagcaggAGCGGACAAGGGTCCAGCTGCAGCTGGTCGAGCTGCACCCGGTTCCTGGTTCCCACTGGGGCCAGAGTGACACCTGATCCTGGGGGATTGTGAAATGACAGGAGGTGGCAGCCTGCCCCAGGTGCCTGTTGAGTCCTCCACTCAAGCCAGCTGGGCCCCGCCAACACCTCACGCCTCCAGGCACAAGGTTAAACCTCCCATCCGGAGGTGCCTCACTCCTGCACCATGCCTACCTGCGGCTACCTCGGTCACCTAGTTGCCACCCTCTTCCTTGGCctgctgctgcccctccccctcctctggccCCAggtgagtggggtggggagaggcctgTTCCAAGAAGGGGCCGAACCAGGAGCGCCAGGAGGGAGCCAGCAGAGGCTTAGCCTCTCTGGGGACAGAGAAATGAAGATTCCTGGCGTGGAAATGGGGAGACCAATGAAGACTAAAATGCGGGGATCCCTGGTGCCTAAAGGGGGTGACCCTTGGACTGTCAGGTGTGAGGTCCAATgtgctggaggtggggagacCACTGAAAGCTGAAATTTGGGGAGAGACTCTGTGCTGAGGCTGGAGACACAGTGGTAGGAGAGGAACTCTGCCCAAGCTCCAAAGCTCAGCTGTGCGGTGTGGGTATCCGTGCGGGGGTCCCCTAGGGACTGAGGGCTCTGAAGCCAAGGGTTAGTTCACTCCAGCCCTCCCAagtgttggggacccctgcctagAGGTGGGGCTCTCTGAAGGCCGTAGGGGGTGCCAGGGCCAGAGACTGAGATTTCTGGGGAGAAATTGAGATTTCTCAATTCCTCCCGGGAGACTGAGATTTGGGACCGTAAGACAGGAGGCGGGCATCCTCTGAGAGCGGGACTGAGTCCCCCACTGCGCGTCCGCCTCCCAGGCACAGGAGCAGAGAAATCAGGCGTGTGCCCCGCGCTAGAGGCGGACCTGAACTGCACGCAGGAGTGCCTCTCGGATGGGGAATGCGCGGACAATCTCAAGTGCTGCCGGGCCGGCTGCGCCACCGTCTGCCAGATGCCCAATGGTAACCCCGGGGGACCCACGCGGGGCGGGGGCTGGAGTGACTGCAGCTCCCGGTTCAGTAGCAGGGGTGCTTCCGACCCAGGAGACCCTGGCCAGGTCAAGGCGGATGGAACCAGGTCTGGCCAGGGCTCTCCCTCCCACAGCCCCGAGACAAAGGCATCGCTGAAGCTCAGCAGGGGTAAAGAGAGGCATCCCCACTCCAGGCTGGATTCAGTGCTCTAGAGAAGGACCCACTTCCAGGACACACTGCGCGGACATTGTTCTCGGAGGTCAGGGGACCTCCCCAGCCAGCTGGAGCTGCAGGGCCGCCCTAGTGAGAGAGCTGGATCCCAAATCCTGGGGAGCACATCCTTATCAGCATTCTTCCCCTGGGgtctcccccagccctgggggtAAGACTTGGGGTGCCTGGCCTGGCAAGACTCCCTGGATTCCTCTGTCCAGATGGAAATAGACTTTACAGATTTAAGAGAGCATCTTAAAGATGTGGAGTGAACATCTGAGAGAGAAACGTTGTTGCCCAAAGCCACGCCGCCATCCCTGGCTGTAGGAGTCCAAGCCAGCAGGTGCAGCTTCTGCCTGAGTGGCTGAAGAAATCAGGATCCCTCCCTGAGCACCCCTTCcacttcttcatctttaaaacacTCTCTTCCACTCTAAGGATTGAGTGAGAGAAAGTATGTGAAGCTTGGGTGTCATGAAAAGTACCTGCTAGAGCTCAAGACTGCCCAGCAGGCCATGGGAGCTCCCATCGGAGCAGGAAGGGGCCTTAGACAGCGTGGAATTCAAGCTTCTCATTTTTCAGAGGGAAAAACTGAGGACTAGAAGCTGGCATATGACTGGGGGTCCCAAGGTATTATGATCACTGTTCTTTATCCAAATACAGCCCCCGTGATGTTCCCACCTTGTGATTTCTCTGAAGATGCCCCCAGGGGCCTGAAAGGTTTGAAACTAGAGACTCAGTCACTTaagcagggaggtgggaggtggagggatgACAGGCCCATCGGGGGCTCCTGGGTCTAGGGCCTCTAACCTGGACCAGAGGGAGGAGGATAttgggagagaaagacagacacatgagagaggagggggcagaaaaGAGGAGTCTCTGCTGTTAGGGGGAGTCTCTGCTGTTCCCTGGTCTCAGATGGACAgactgaggcaggaagaggggCAGGACCAGAGGGCCTCCTGAGCTAGAATCCTAGTTGTGCCGTCTGCTTGCTGTGGGTCCTGAGCAAgtcgcttcacctctctgagcctctgctttctCGCTGGCAAAATGGGATGAGCATCCCAGATGTGGTAGGGTCGACATGAGgctaaatgaaatcatacatgtGAAATGTCTCAGGAGAGAGCAGACCCTCCACACACAGTGGCTTGTTTTGTGGGTACCCCGCTCCTGAAGCCCTTCTGTCCGGGGGCAGCTCGGTATTGAGAGCTCCTGCCCTTCTCAGTGGAAAGGGTGACTTTGTGCGAGGAAGACAGCCCCTCCCGCCCTCTGCAGCTCATCACCCAGCTGTGTGCCCGTTTGACACTTGGCTGAACTTGCTCCTGGGGCTTCTGGGCATTGAGCCAGCTCCCTTCTCCTTGACGCTGGAAGTGGagcacagggtgtgtgtgtgtgtgtgtgtgtgtgtgtgtgtgtgtgtgttagtggaagaatgcgtgtctgtgtgtggatGAGTGATTGGGGTGGGAGGGCTTGGTGCTACATGGCTGTCACTGGGAGTGAATCTATGGGAGTGAGTGAAGGGACTGTGGGTGTGTAAGCCCTCACACGTGCACTGCACTTTTCCACTCACAAAGCAGCAGAGTGCATGGTGCACAGATGCTGAAGCCGgattcctgggttcaaatcctgtctctaccttgtgtgactttaggcaaattacttactCTCTtcatgccttggtttcctcatctgttacatAAGGAAATATTAAcaattcctctccttttcttttaggATTACTGTGAGAATTAGATGAGTTAATGTACATCAAATGctatatgcctggcacatagaaaaggCTAAGTAAGTATTAACTGTTGTAATTATTACAACAAAGGACTTGACTGTGCAAGGAGAAGGAATATATGTCTGTTGCCTCCACTGCTTCCACAGCAACCCCACGACATGCGCAGCGTGGATCTCATGTGGCATCTGAAGACACGGGGCTCTGGGACATTTCTGGCCCCAGGTCACAAAGTTAggaaaaggcagagctgggactcaagcTGGGGTCCAATAATCTCAAAACTGTTGGTGGAGAGAGCAGAGGGGAGAGATTTGCAGGCAATCTTCTTACTCCCCTGCAATCCGCTCAAGTAGGCAGCCCTTCTGTTTGTGAAACCAGGTGAAGGGCGGTGGGAGGTCATCCTCTGAAGCGTTCATCTCCCCGCTTCCCCTCTGCCCGCGCCCCTTACTCCTTTTTCTACCCAGAAAAGCAGGGTTCTTGCTCCAAGCTGGACATCGCCTGCCCCCAGCTCAGCCTCTGCCTGAACCACTGCCAGGTAAACAGCACGTGTCTGGCCAGTTGAGATGCTGCCACAATGTTTGTGGGAAGGTGTCCTGTGTCACACCTGTCTTCTGaggttgctgggggtggggggaagcacaCTGATACCCAGATGTGATGACACCTGCAGGGGGTTGAAAAGGAGAACCTGAGCTAACACACTGCTGTTTATGTATCTGCCCATTGATTTACTTTCATCCGCTCAACGACTATTCACTGAGTCTCTATCACTTGCCATGCAACGGCTCTAGGTGTTAAGATGCTCTGTGAGTGAACAAATCAGACAGAAAGTTCTCTCTAGGCAGTTTATGCACTACtggacaataaacaaaataaataagcaagtatATTCTGTGGATGCTAGAGGGAGATCAGGGtcctggagaaaaaagaaaacagaaagggcATAAGGAGTACTAGGgtggaggaagggggcagggaatGGTGTTGCAGTTTCTACCTGGGACCACGAGTGAGGGCACCACCAAGAAGGCAGCTTGTGAACAGAGAGTGGTGCAAATGCCAGGGGGAGACATGAGGCCATCAGGGGAGAGTGTTACAGCCTGAGGGGGCAGCAGGTGCAAAGTGGGAGCATCTCTGGTAAGTTTCAGGAAAAGCCAGAAGGCTGGCTTTCTTTTGCTAGAATAATTGTGGACGTGTCCACTGAATTCTGCCTGTCTTCTGAGGTTGCTATGAAATGGcctaaatatttttctcccttcaaGGTTACTTCTTTGTACCAGAATGCCTAAAACCTCCTTGCTTATCCTTGAGTTTCAGTGACTGAACAAGGATATTTTGGTATCATTCTgcatcattgtttcttttttttttcctggaacatGGAATGTTTATTCAATCtacagattttttaaaggaagttttctTCTATTACGTCTTGAAATAAATTTTCTGTTCCAGTTGTTGAGTTTTCTATTTGCAACATCAATTATGTTAGGTTATCTTCACTTGTCATCCAGTAGTTGTTAAAAGCGTGTCTACAGGAGAGATTTAATTTCCAGCTTTGCCTTTTGCtatctgtgtgacctcagacaagttatttaacttctgtgGATATAGTTTCTATTTGGAGATAACAATGGAAACTACCTGTGTTTGGAATCCCCAAGACCACACTCAGGTTTAATTCATAAAAAGACTCACAGGACACTAAGGTGTAATACTTAGGTTTACAGGAAATTGACACAGAGTCAAATCAACAAAGGGGAAAAATGCACGGGGTGAAGCTGGAAGGACACAGACACAAGCTTCCACATGTCTCTTCCCTGTCCAGTCGCAAAGAATCTGCTTGCTTCCCTCAGCCCAATGCGTCCGAGCagttgccaaccagggaagctcgcTCCTGCCTGCGAGTCAGGTTTTGACTGTGGTCAGTCACATGGGCGTATACTGCCTGCACGGCTGACCTCAGttagggaagcccc
This genomic stretch from Globicephala melas chromosome 15, mGloMel1.2, whole genome shotgun sequence harbors:
- the LOC132593546 gene encoding WAP four-disulfide core domain protein 2, translated to MPTCGYLGHLVATLFLGLLLPLPLLWPQVSTGAEKSGVCPALEADLNCTQECLSDGECADNLKCCRAGCATVCQMPNEKQGSCSKLDIACPQLSLCLNHCQVNSTCLAS